The Phacochoerus africanus isolate WHEZ1 chromosome 3, ROS_Pafr_v1, whole genome shotgun sequence genome window below encodes:
- the CD28 gene encoding T-cell-specific surface glycoprotein CD28 isoform X2, with protein MILGLLLALNFFPSIQVTGNKILVKQSPILVVNDNEVNLSCKYTYNLFSKEFRASLYKGADSAVEVCVVNVNYSRLLQFKPNTGFNCEVKYGNETVTFYLRNLHVNQTDIYFCKIEVLYPPPYIDNEKSNGTIIHVKEKHCPAPRPPESSKIFWVLVVVNGVVAFYSLVVTLALFFYWMKSKRTRMLQSDYMNMTPRRLGPTRKHYQPYAPARDFAAYRS; from the exons ATGATCCTCGGGTTACTCCTGGCTCTCAACTTCTTCCCCTCAATTCAAGTAACAG GAAACAAGATTTTGGTGAAGCAGTCGCCCATACTTGTGGTGAACGACAATGAGGTCAACCTTAGCTGCAAGTACACCTACAACCTCTTCTCAAAGGAGTTCCGGGCATCCCTTTATAAGGGAGCAGATAGTGCTGTGGAGGTCTGTGTTGTGAATGTAAATTACTCCCGTCTGCTTCAGTTTAAACCAAATACAGGATTCAACTGCGAAGTGAAGTATGGCAACGAAACAGTGACATTCTACCTCCGGAATTTGCACGTTAACCAAACGGATATTTACTTCTGCAAAATCGAGGTCCTGTATCCTCCTCCTTATATAGACAATGAGAAGAGTAACGGGACTATTATCCATGTGAAAG AGAAACATTGTCCAGCTCCTCGGCCTCCTGAGTCTTCTAAGATATTTTGGGTGCTGGTGGTGGTAAATGGAGTCGTAGCTTTCTATAGCTTGGTAGTAACATTGGCTCTTTTTTTCTACTGG ATGAAGAGTAAGAGAACCAGGATGCTTCAGAGTGACTACATGAACATGACCCCCCGTAGGCTGGGGCCCACCCGGAAGCACTACCAGCCCTATGCACCAGCACGTGACTTTGCAGCCTACCGCTCCTGA
- the CD28 gene encoding T-cell-specific surface glycoprotein CD28 isoform X1 — MHFVDSHPSPIHSFSFEDTFGNKILVKQSPILVVNDNEVNLSCKYTYNLFSKEFRASLYKGADSAVEVCVVNVNYSRLLQFKPNTGFNCEVKYGNETVTFYLRNLHVNQTDIYFCKIEVLYPPPYIDNEKSNGTIIHVKEKHCPAPRPPESSKIFWVLVVVNGVVAFYSLVVTLALFFYWMKSKRTRMLQSDYMNMTPRRLGPTRKHYQPYAPARDFAAYRS; from the exons ATGCACTTTGTGGACAGCCATCCATCACCAATTCATTCATTCTCCTTTGAGGATACTTTTG GAAACAAGATTTTGGTGAAGCAGTCGCCCATACTTGTGGTGAACGACAATGAGGTCAACCTTAGCTGCAAGTACACCTACAACCTCTTCTCAAAGGAGTTCCGGGCATCCCTTTATAAGGGAGCAGATAGTGCTGTGGAGGTCTGTGTTGTGAATGTAAATTACTCCCGTCTGCTTCAGTTTAAACCAAATACAGGATTCAACTGCGAAGTGAAGTATGGCAACGAAACAGTGACATTCTACCTCCGGAATTTGCACGTTAACCAAACGGATATTTACTTCTGCAAAATCGAGGTCCTGTATCCTCCTCCTTATATAGACAATGAGAAGAGTAACGGGACTATTATCCATGTGAAAG AGAAACATTGTCCAGCTCCTCGGCCTCCTGAGTCTTCTAAGATATTTTGGGTGCTGGTGGTGGTAAATGGAGTCGTAGCTTTCTATAGCTTGGTAGTAACATTGGCTCTTTTTTTCTACTGG ATGAAGAGTAAGAGAACCAGGATGCTTCAGAGTGACTACATGAACATGACCCCCCGTAGGCTGGGGCCCACCCGGAAGCACTACCAGCCCTATGCACCAGCACGTGACTTTGCAGCCTACCGCTCCTGA